In Terriglobales bacterium, the genomic window TTCTCGATCTTCGACACGTAGGTGCGCGGCACCTGCATGCGTCCTGCGAGCTGGCGCTGGCTCAGTCCTGAGCGGCGCCGCAACGAACGGATCGCGAGCGCAATCTGAATCTGCGGATGAGAGCTGTTATTCGTGATCGCCGGAGCGATTTCCGGCGCGACTACCACCGGCTCCGGCTCGTTATCGAGTGACGTGCGGCAGCGGCGGCAATTATTGTTATTGGTCCGAAATTGGACGAGATGACAATGGTCGCATCTCACCACCTCTCGTGAATCAACAGGTGCGAGCGTCGTTGCCATGTAGTTTGGGAGTTGCCAGAGCGGGGCACTCTCAAACAAAAGCCGATTCGGGAAATGGTCCCGGAATCAAGCCACGGTTACTTTGCGGTACTCTGAAGGAGAAGTCAAGAAAAAACCGTAAGAAAACCTAAATAAACCGGCAAAGAACACCAGCGAAACAAGGGAGAAAACAGGCAAATGATCGGGCAATCCCTTGAATCAGCGTGGGAGTTACTAACTGAATACACCCAGTCGGAAAGTTTGCGAAAACATGCTAGGGCGGTCGAGGCATGCATGAGGGCGTACGCGCAGAAATTCGCCCGCGACAACGGACTGAACGGAGAAGAGGCCGCCGCGCTCGAGCTTAAGTATTCAATCACTGGCCTGCTTCACGACTTCGACTACGAGAAATTCCCCACGCCCGAAGAACATCCTTTCGTCGGTAACAAGATCCTCGCCGAGCGCAGCTACCCGGATGACATTCGACGCGCGATTCTTTCCCATGCCGACTACGCCGGAGTCCCTCGCGAGAGTCACATGGAGAAAGCTCTCTTCGCGTGTGACGAACTCGCAGGATTCATCACTGCCACGGCTCTGGTGAAGCCATCGAAGTCGCTCGCCGAAGTAGATGCGAAATCAATTCGCAAGAAGATGAAGGACAAAGCCTTCGCCCGCAGCGTCTCGCGTGACGACATTACGTACGGAGCTGCCGCGCTCGGAATCGATCTCGACGAGCACATCACGTTCTGCATCGAGGCAATGAAGAAGATCGCGCCGGATTTGGGATTGGCGTAGTGGCCGGCGGAGTCTCTCCGAGAATCTGTTCACAAACAGTGACCAAGTCGTTTCACCTTCACTTTCGTAACCTTCTCGTCCGGAATTGGAACCGCTAACTTGGAAATCGCGCCGGTGTGGAAGTGGCCAGAAGTTGGTTCACGCAGGCGATCTGTTGGATTTCCTGGGCCTCTATAACTCACACGCTGATGGAGGTAGTAAGCATGCGATTTCCAATCCTGAAAGCTCTTCTGCTTCTGGCTTTCGCAACATCCCTTTTAAACGCGCAGCAGCCTGATTCCGCGACACCGCAGGCAGACAACGCTGCTAAGAAAGATGACTCGCAGGTAACTGTTTACATCTACCGCTACAAGCAGTTTGTTGGTAGCGCACTCTCTCCGTCTGTGTATTGCGACGACACCGAACTTGCCCGCATGGAGAACGGCCGTTTCTTTGCCGCCAAGCTTTCGTCAGGCAAACACACCTTCCATTCGAACGATAAGCAGGCAGGTATCGACGTCGACCTGAAGAGCGGACAGGACTACTACATTCGAGTAGAAATCGCCGCCGGGATGATGAAGGGCCACGGCCGTATGACGTTGGTTGCTCCCGAGCAGGGCAGCTACGAAATCAAGAAGCTCAAACCGCTCGACGGCGACAAAGTAAAAGACAGTCAGCACGTGGTCGCGGCAAGCCTGGAGGTGAAGAACTAGCCCCAGTTTCAACAGCTCAGCGTTGTCTTCGAAAGCCTGAGGATGTTCTAAGCCTTTTCATTTTCAAACCCCCGCCTCTGGCCGAGCGCGCCCAGTCGTCGTTGTTTTCGAATCAGCGATGACTGGGCGGTTTTCTTGCAGTATTCATACCGAATGAGCGTGGAGCCGCTCAGCGGCAATGGAGGAATTGCTGAGGCATATGGGACGGAGTTAAAGTATCCCACTCGTCGAAGTTCGCGATGCCTGGGCACCCGATTGGAACCTTCTTCTCGAATTAAACCAGTTGCTTTAGTCTCTCTTCTTGGCGTCTGGATCATCTCATTGGCTTCGTGTTCCCGCGAGCAGCAATGGCCTGTCTACGGCGGACCTGACGGCGCTCATCATTCCTCGCTCACGCAGATCAGCCGTTCGAACGTAAGTGAGCTAGCTGTCGCATGGACTTACGACACCGGCGAAACCGGCGGGCTGCAGACAAGTCCAATTGTCGTGCATGGAGTGCTCTACGGCATAACACCGTCGCAAAAGATCTTCGCCCTTGACGCCGCAACCGGAGCACTGAAGTGGCAGTTCGACTCCGGCGTGACCAGCACGCAACCGAATCGCGGTCTTGCATATTGGGAGCATGGGAACGATGCGCGCATCATCTCCGGCGTAATGAACTTTGTTTATGAGCTGAATGCCAACAGGGGACAACCGATCTCCACCTTCGGCGATCACGGCCGCATCGACCTGCGCGAGAAACTCGGACGCAATCCGGCCACAGTGTCGATCGCACTAACCAGCCCGCCAGTCATCTACAAAGACCTGTTCATCGTTGGCGGACGCGACCCTGAAACACTACCCGCCGCTCCGGGCGATATCCGAGCTTATGACGTTCGTAGCGGGAAACTGCGCTGGAGCTTCCACACGATTCCTCATCCCGGTGAGTATGGCTATGAAACCTGGCCAAAAGACGCGTGGAAGAGCAGCGGCGCTGTGAACAATTGGGCGGGCATGACTCTCGATGCGAAGACGGGAATCATCTACGCTCCCACCGGATCAGCAGCCTTCGACTTCTACGGCGGGGATCGTGTCGGCAACGATCTGTTCGCAAATTGCTTGCTCGCGCTCAGAGCGGAGACAGGTGAACGTGTCTGGTATTTCCAGGCGGTTCGGCACGATCTGTGGGATCGCGACTTCCCAGCCGCGCCTGTTCTGGTGAGAGTCACACGTAGCGGAAAAACCATCGATGCCGTCGCACAAACGACCAAGCAAGGATTCGTTTACCTCTTCAATCGAGCTAACGGGACTCCACTGTTTCCGATTGAGTACAGGAAATACTCCTCGAGCGATCTGCCCGGCGAGGTAACTGCCGCCGAGCAGCCGCTACCCAGAGCACCTGCGCCATATGCTCGGCAGCTTTTGACCGAAGGCTTGCTCACGAACCGCACTCCCGCCGCGCATGAATGGGCGCTGAAAAAATTCAGAACGCTGCGCAGCGAAGGCCAGTTCGTTCCTCTAAGCACGAAGCAGGACACGGTCGTGTTTCCCGGATTCGACGGCGGCGCCGAATGGGGCGGTCCTGCCTATGATCCCAAGACGGGACTGCTGTACGTAAACGCCAACGAGATGGCCTGGTATGCGCGTTTGGCCAAGAACTCCGCCAATCCCCTGAGCGGACGCGGTATCTACCAGCAGCAATGCACGATTTGCCACCGCGACGACATGGCCGGCTCTCCACCGCTTTTCCCTTCTCTGCAAGGCATCGGCCGGCACTCCAGCCGTTCGGCGATCAAGAACGTTGTTCAGAAAGGCCGAGGCAGGATGCCCGCCTTTCCCAATCTCTCGCGCGATGAGCTGAGTGCGCTCATCGACTACCTCATTGAGGGCGCGAACAAAGAACTCACTGGCGCGGAGCCGGTCGGCCCTCCGATGCCGTACCGCTTCTCGGGATACACGCGCTTTCTTGATCCTGATGGATACCCGGCCGTCGCTCCGCCGTGGGGCACTCTAAGCGCAATTAATCTCAGCACTGGGGAGTATGCCTGGAAGATTCCTCTTGGCGAATATCCCGAGCTTGCGGCGCAGGGATTGAAAGACACGGGATCAGAAAATTACGGCGGCCCGCTGGTCACTGACAGCGGCCTTCTGTTCATCGGTGCGACAAATTACGACAAGAAGTTTCGCGCCTTCGACAAGTCTTCGGGCAAATTGCTTTGGGAAACCACCCTGCCTTTCGCCGGCAATGCCACGCCAATTGCATATGAGGTGAATGGTCGGGAATACGTAGTAATCGCTGCTGGAGGGGGAAAGGATTTGAAGTCAAAGTCGGGAGGGATGTACATCGCTT contains:
- a CDS encoding helix-turn-helix transcriptional regulator, giving the protein MATTLAPVDSREVVRCDHCHLVQFRTNNNNCRRCRTSLDNEPEPVVVAPEIAPAITNNSSHPQIQIALAIRSLRRRSGLSQRQLAGRMQVPRTYVSKIENEKATPTLSSLERLANALEVTIPDLLRGDGRAREDEIASLVGDPFISEIAPFIFQLDPMQRSSLMMQMRELATRPRRKI
- a CDS encoding PQQ-binding-like beta-propeller repeat protein — encoded protein: MASCSREQQWPVYGGPDGAHHSSLTQISRSNVSELAVAWTYDTGETGGLQTSPIVVHGVLYGITPSQKIFALDAATGALKWQFDSGVTSTQPNRGLAYWEHGNDARIISGVMNFVYELNANRGQPISTFGDHGRIDLREKLGRNPATVSIALTSPPVIYKDLFIVGGRDPETLPAAPGDIRAYDVRSGKLRWSFHTIPHPGEYGYETWPKDAWKSSGAVNNWAGMTLDAKTGIIYAPTGSAAFDFYGGDRVGNDLFANCLLALRAETGERVWYFQAVRHDLWDRDFPAAPVLVRVTRSGKTIDAVAQTTKQGFVYLFNRANGTPLFPIEYRKYSSSDLPGEVTAAEQPLPRAPAPYARQLLTEGLLTNRTPAAHEWALKKFRTLRSEGQFVPLSTKQDTVVFPGFDGGAEWGGPAYDPKTGLLYVNANEMAWYARLAKNSANPLSGRGIYQQQCTICHRDDMAGSPPLFPSLQGIGRHSSRSAIKNVVQKGRGRMPAFPNLSRDELSALIDYLIEGANKELTGAEPVGPPMPYRFSGYTRFLDPDGYPAVAPPWGTLSAINLSTGEYAWKIPLGEYPELAAQGLKDTGSENYGGPLVTDSGLLFIGATNYDKKFRAFDKSSGKLLWETTLPFAGNATPIAYEVNGREYVVIAAGGGKDLKSKSGGMYIAFGLPN
- a CDS encoding HAD family hydrolase, with product MRAYAQKFARDNGLNGEEAAALELKYSITGLLHDFDYEKFPTPEEHPFVGNKILAERSYPDDIRRAILSHADYAGVPRESHMEKALFACDELAGFITATALVKPSKSLAEVDAKSIRKKMKDKAFARSVSRDDITYGAAALGIDLDEHITFCIEAMKKIAPDLGLA
- a CDS encoding DUF2846 domain-containing protein; translated protein: MRFPILKALLLLAFATSLLNAQQPDSATPQADNAAKKDDSQVTVYIYRYKQFVGSALSPSVYCDDTELARMENGRFFAAKLSSGKHTFHSNDKQAGIDVDLKSGQDYYIRVEIAAGMMKGHGRMTLVAPEQGSYEIKKLKPLDGDKVKDSQHVVAASLEVKN